GATCGCTTGGCTGACTTTAATCATGATTTAAGGTTTAATTGGGTTTCTTTAGAATACATAGTTAAGAATATTATTGCTAAATATTCGACTTTTTTTATCAATAAGCAAGTTCATTTGGAATTAAATATTTCCAATATTAAAATTTTAACTGATCAAAAATGGATGCAGGCACTTTTAGAGCAGATTATTTTTAATGCGATTAAATACTCCAATAAGGAAGGTAGTATTAAAATCAATTGGTCTAAGGATACCTTAAGAATTATTGATAACGGAATAGGAATCGCTTCAAGTGATCTTCCTCGAATATTTGAGCCAGGATTTACTGGTATTAATGGTCGTAAAAATGATACAGCAACTGGTATGGGGTTATATTTGGCTGACCAAATCAGCCGTAAACTGAATAATAAATTAAAGATTAGCTCTATTTTAAATCAAGGAACAACTGTCAACTTAGTTTTTCCAAAAGAACACTATAGTGACATTACTAAACTGTAATATAATTGCTAGATTGTAATTTTTTAATATTGATTGTAACTTGTAAGCCATGATAGTTCCTCTTAAACTAAACCTGTAAGTTAAATTACTTACAGTCATAGGAGGTTAGTCATGGCTTTATTATTTTTGCAAGATATTAAAAAAAGTTTTCATCAGTCCCAAGATGGTCCTCAAGTAGAAGTCTTAAAAAGTATTTCTTTATCTGTCGATAAAGGCGAATATGTAGCAATTATGGGTGAATCTGGTTCTGGGAAAACTACCTTATTGAATATAATTGCAACATTAGATCAAGCAACTACAGGTACAATCAAAATCAATAAGCAAGATCTTAATGAGTTATCAGAAAATAAGCGTGCCATTTTTCGTAGAAAACATTTAGGTTTCGTTTTTCAAAATTTCAATTTGTTAAATACTTTTAATAACCAGGACAACATTCTATTACCTTTGGTTTTAGACAAAGTACCCTATAAAAGAATGGAAAATAAATTATTACCTTTGGCAAAGTCTTTGAATATTTCTGATTTACTTCAGAGATATCCTTATGAAATTTCTGGTGGTCAAAGACAGCGCGTAGCGGCAGCACGAGCTTTGATTACGAATCCGGAATTAATTTTGGCAGATGAACCTACGGGAGCCTTGGACTCGTATAACTCAGAATTGTTATTAGATTTGTTTGAACAAATAAATCGGCAGGGACAAACAATTCTTATGGTAACCCACAGTGCCGCTGCTGCTAGTCATTCGCAAAGAACACTATTTATTAAAGATGGTCGGATTTTTCATGAAGTAATTCAGGGACAACAGTCTAAAAAACAATATCTACAACAGATTACCGAAAGTGCGACAATGCTATTAAATGTTGGGGGGACTGTTCAGTGATTCAATGGAAATTAGCGACACATACGATTACAAAGAATCGTGAACAATATTTACCTTTTATCCTAGCTAGTACCATGTTAATAGCAGTTAATTATATTTTTTGGTCGACTACATTAAATACTAGTTTAAAACGAACTATTAACGGTAATGTTGCAGTTAATCTAATGTTTTTGGGTACAATTTTTGTCACATTAATATCAATTATTTTAATGCTGTATATTAATCGCTTTCTAATAAAACAAGAACTAAATGAGCTAGCTTTATATAATATGTTGGGCTTTGCAGTTAAAGATCTGAAAAAAATTCTTTTAATACAAGTTATACTTCTATTTATGATTAGTACTAGTCTGGGATTAGTTTGTGGGGTAGTTTTTGGAAAAATATTTTTCCTAGTACTCAATGCTTTAGTACAAGGTTCACATATAGTTGAACAGTTTAAAATAAGCAGTTTTGTGCTAGTTATATTAACGTTTGGCGGCATTTTCTTGCTATTATTTTTAAATGATATAAAGAATATTTATAAGATTAGTCCTGCTAATTTGTGGCAGGAGAGTCAAAAGGCTGAGAGTGAGCCTCAAGGTAATTTACTCGGAGGGATAATCGGGATTGCTCTTTTGACATGGGGCTATGGGATTGCTGTCAGAACTCAACCTAATATGAAATCAATGCTTCGCTTCATGTTAGCAATTATTATAGTCGTCTTAGGAACTTATCTATTCTTTATATTTTCTAGTATTGTGTTCTTAAAGTTTCTTAAAAACCAAAAAAAGTTTTATTATCAGCCTAGTCATTTTATTTCAATCTCCGATATGTTGTATAGGATGAAACAAAATGGCGCCAGCCTAGCTTCTATTTGTTTACTCTGTACTGCAGTTTTAGTAACAATAGTTGGCACAATGAGTTTGTATGTTGGTCAAGAACACCTAATAAATAATTGGAATCCTTATGATTTTGTGATTTCCCAAAAGACACCAGTTTCGCAAAATGCATATAAACTATTGGAACAGACAGCTACTGAACAACATGTAAAAATAAAATCAATTCATAAATTGGCAATTACTACACCAGTACCGATAAGTATCAAAAATACCGGCATTACTCCTGGTTTTAAGGGAGCCAGTCACCAAATGGCAACTTTAACCGTTGGTAACTACAATCAGTTAGAAAATACCAATTATCATTTATCGCCTCACAAAATATTGATTTATAGTGAAGATAAACCAATAATTCCAAAGAAAATGTTTATTAATGGACAAGAATATCAAACCCAGGTAATATCACACTTTAACTTTGCATTTAGTTATCAGCGCTCCACTTTAAAACCACTGTTTATTATAACCGCTAATCAAAAAATTGCTCAGAGTGTGAATCCAAATTCCTGGTTATACGTACTTGGCTTTAATACGGGTGGTACTACCAAACAAGTAAATAAGTTTGCTGTAAAATTGCCAGGAGCTTTACGATTAAAGACCGATAATTATTCGGCAATTCCAATAGTTAAAAAGGCAATCCATGCTTTGTTTGGGAGCTTATTATTTATTGGTGGTTTAATCAGTCTCACCATGATCTTAGTTACTGCATTATTAATTTATTATAAACAAATTTCTGAAGGATATGCCGATCGGGCAAGGTTTCAAACAATGCAGGAAGTTGGGTTAAGTTTGGATGAGACTAAGCAAGCTATTAGAAGCCAGGTATTAACATTATTTATGTTTCCGATTTTAGGAGCAGTGATTAATCTAATGTTTGCTTTTCCTGCTATAAAAAATTCGTTATCGTTATTTTCTATGTATAACTTGCGTTTATTAGTGGTTGTGACATTAGTGACATTATTTTTATTGATAACATATTACTTAGTAATTTATGGTTTGACTACCAAAATTTATACCAAAATTGTAGAGCAACGATCACACAATTTGGAGTAGGAGGTACGAATGAAAAAGTTTTTTTCGAGTATTTTGGTAATATTAGTGATTATTTGTTTTTTACCTTTTGTTCTTCCACTATTAACGCATGATCAAACTAATAAGTTGGCAATGGTAGTAGACTCCATCAATCCAATCTTATCAAAAAAGGAGTTATATGCCAAAGTGGCTACATCCAAACCCTTTATTATTGAAAAGCCCCAGCGAGTTAGTCAAGAAAAGAATTATTTATATCGTGTAACAGCTTATGATAAAAATGGAAAGTCCCGCAAATTATTATGTAAATCTTTTGGTCAGCCAGCCAAAATTCAAGTCGGAGATTATCTTTTAATTAAAGCTAAAGGTCAGACTGTAAAGTTTTGGAAAATAATTAATAGAAATAAAATCCCTAAAAATATCATTCAAGAGATGAACTAATTAGCCATTATTATCAAGATAAAACTGAAAGGAGGTGATAACTATAATAGAATTTAGATAGAAGTTAGTATCATTCATATTATTGTTAATTGCGGCAAGATAAAAATACAGATTTAAATTATTTTTTATTATGTAAAAAAATGACCACTATTAGGTGGTCATTTTAAATTCTCAATTATTTAATTGGTAAAATTTGTAATTCTTTTGTGGTATGGGTAAATGGTTCATTACCATCTTTAGTGAGATAAATACAATCTTCAATTCTGACGCCTGCTACACCTTGGATATAAATTCCCGGTTCAATGGAGAAGCACATACCAGGCTTAAGAACCATATCATTGCCTTCCATAATTGAAGGAAATTCATGAGTAGAAGTACCAATACCATGTCCTAAGCGATGAATGAAATATTCACCGTATCCAGCATCTGTAATAATTTTACGTGCAACCGCATCTAATTCAGCTGCGGTAATTCCTGGCTTGGCAGCATCCATAGCTGCTAATTGAGCCTCTAAACAAACATTATAGATATCTTTTTGCTTATCAGTAGGCTCACCAAAGGCCACTGTCCGTGAAGCATCACTCATATAGCCTTTGTTCACTGTTCCTAAATCAAAAAGGGTCAAAGCATTAGCTTGAATCTGAGTTTTTTCAGGGCCACCATGAGGATCAGCAGCATTCACTCCAGATTGGACAATAGTATCAAAGCTAGTATGCATAACACCTTTTTTCATTAAGCCATATTCAATTTCAGCTACTACTTGTTGTTCAGTTCTAGCTGTTGACAAAGCCTCAAAGCCTAGCTTGAATGCATAGTCAGCTTGTTCACCAGCTTCTTTCATAATAGCAATTTCATCAGGTGTCTTAAATAATTTTAATTGATCTAAAAATTCTGAGGCATTGCCAGGGAAAGTTGCAGTAGGAAATTGCTTTTGAATAGCTTCATAGCGTTGGTAGGGTAGGTCAGCTTTTTCAATAGCCCATTTGGTAGTATTATTTGTGCGTTCTTTAATGTGGCTAGCAATAATTGCAAAGGGATCTTCATGATCTAAATAACCATAAACATCATGGCTCCAACCAGCCTTTTTAGCCGCTTCCACTTCTAGTTGTGGGGTAAATAAAAATGGTTCAGCTTCAGGGAAAACAAATAAGGCTAATACTCTTTCTTCAGGATCGCTGCTAAATCCAGTAAAATACATGATATCAACGGGATTACTAATATAAGCAACATCATAATGAGAATCAGCAACCCATTTTTGTAAATTCTGTAAGTGATTCATACACAAGACCTCCTAATTTCTTACTAAAATTATAGCACTTTTACAATAAAATTATCATTGAAAGCCTGAAGCGCTTGCAATTGTTTCTGTTTTTTGATAAATTAGTTATGAAAATCTTTGAAAAGAGTAGTTTTCAGAAAATGTAAATCGAGGTAGTTTTTATGAATAAATCAGACAAGGAAATCACTATTACCGACGTTGCTCGCCAAGCAGGTGTGTCAATGGCAACGGTTTCTCGTGTTGTGAACGGTAACAATAATGTCAAAGAAACAACGCGAAAGAAAGTTATGGAAGTTATTGATAAATTACATTATCGTCCTAATGCAGTGGCGCGAGGATTAGCAAGTAAGAAGAGTACTACTATTGGTGTTATTTTGCCAAGTATGACTGATTTGTTATATGCTAATTTAGCTAAAGGGATTGATGATGTTGCTTCCATGTATAAATACAATATTATTTTAACTAGTTTAAAAAATGGTATTGGTAGCGAACAACAACTTTTTAATGATTTATTAGCTAAACAAGTTGACGGTATTATATATATGGGTGAAGATATTTCCAATGTTCTTTACAAAGAAATGTCCAATTCCCGTGTTCCGATTGTTTTTGCTGGTGCCATTGATCCTGATGGTGAATTTGCCAGTGTCAATATTGATTATGTAACTGCAGTACGGGATGTCATTAAGCTGTTAATTGATTCTGGCAATCAAAAAATTGCCATGGTTACTGGTAATTTAGATAGCCCTATTAATAGTAAATACCGACTCAAGGGTTATCAACAAGCATTAGAACAAGCAGGGCTGAAATATTCTTCAGCTAATGTTTTTGAAACTGTTTATAACTTGACAGCAGGTGCTGCTGCTTGGGATGCAATTCATGATAGTGGGGCTACTGCAGCCTATGTTTCTAATGATTTGTTAGCTGCTGGTGTTTTAAACGCTGCTTTAGATGCTGGAGTGAGAATTCCAGAAGATTTTGAATTAGTTACTGGCAGCAATACCATTTTATGTGATGTAACACGCCCGCAAATGACCTCAATTGCGCAACCTTTATATGATATTGGAGCAGTGGCTATGCGGATGTTAACTAAATTGATGAACGATGAAAATATTCAAGATAAAACCATTCGCTTACCTTATAGCTTAATTAAGCGCGGTACTACTAAAAATTAAGACAAATAAAAAGACAATGCCTGTCAAAATTCATGCATTGTCTTTTTTTGTCTCAATCTAAGGAGCAGTTGAGCCACCGGTAGCAGTAGCTGTAGTAGTACTTTCGTTGGCAGTTGCTGTAGTGTTTTCGCTAGTATTGCCACCATTGGGTGTGGTAACAGCAGGAGTATTAGGTGTGGTAGTTGAGGGATAGTTGTTATAGCCATTGCCATTATTTCCACCGAATCCACTAGTTGTTGAATTCGTATAAGAATTATTGCTTTCACTATTAGTACTACTTTGAGAATTGTTACCCCAAACCGTACCTGAATAGTTACCAAATATCGAATTTGACGTAAATGATTGCCCATAACCGATGCCATTGCGATGACTGGATTTGTTAGTCTTATCGCTAAGGTAGTTAGTGACTCCATAACCATTAATTTTACCAAAATAATGATCCCAAAATAGCTTATAATTACTATCCTTACCGCCAATTCCAAAATGTTTGCTTAAAGGTTTGGCGTGTGTTTTATAGAATAAACTGGTGGAAGTAGGACTAGATAGGTAAGTTTTATAACCTTCATAAACAGTACTTCCTGGTAAGGTTCCCGTTTCAGTTAATACTTTTTGCTCGTTGACAGTAGTAGGTTGAGCCATTTTCTGATCAGCTTGCAAAATTTGTGGGTTTACTTGATAAACGCTATTTATGAGATTGGCCCAGAGACTTTGGTTGGTTTCTGTTGAATCATCAGCCAGATTATAATTGTGGCCATAAAGGTTATCATAACCAATCCAAGAAGCTAAAGTGACACCAGGTGTACTACCAATAAACCAATTATCACGAAAGTCATTTGAAGTTCCGGTTTTACCAAAGGTATTCTTGTAATTAAAGTTTAATTGATAGGTCAAAGAGGAAGCTGTTCCTTCTGTAATGACAGAATGCATCATTTTTTGCATAATGTATGAAGTCCCTGGTTGAAAGACACGTTGCTTTTTGGTTGGATGCTTATAAATGACATGATGATTAACATCAGTAATCTTATCAATGTAATAAGGAGTAACATGCACGCCTTGATTGGCAAAAGTCGAAAAGGCACTGGCAGCTTGAGCTACAGTAAAACCATTCCGTGTTCCTCCTAAGGCAATTCCGAGTTCTTGATATTCCTGATTGCTAAGCTTGAGCCCCATTTTATCCATATAAGGTTTAGGATTAGTACTTTTTTGTAACTGACGATACAAGTTAACCGCAGGAATATTTAGAGACTGTTCTAAAGCCTTATCTGCTGGAACAAATTTATTAGCAATTGTATTATCAAAATCTGTAGGAGCGTATTTTTTAAATTTAGCTTTAAAATCTGCCAACATCGTTTTGCTGCCGATAAGTCCTTGCTCAACAGCAGGAGCATAGACTAACATTGGTTTGATAGAAGATCCTGGCGAACGCTGGGTATCAAAAGCGTGATTCAATTGATTTTCTTGAAAATCTTGCCCACCAACAAATCCTAAAACAGCTCCAGTATGATTATCAATCAAAACACTCCCGTTTTGAACAGGTTCTTTGACTTGAACAATTTTGCCGGTATTAGGATCGGTGGCAGTAGACTGGTGAACTGTTCCCAATAAGTTAGCATTTTGCTGAAAGGCACTTTGCATATTGTCATAAATATTCTTATCAATAGTTGAATGCACTTGATAATCATGTTCACGCATTAGTCGGTTGGCTCTTTGACTATACGCCTGATAAACATCTTTATCCTTAATAACATCAGCGTATTTGACATTATCTTCTTTAGCTAACTGTTTGATAAGGTGAGTTTGTAGTTGCTCAGTTAGTAAGTTATAAAGATACCCATATTTAATTTTAGTTTTGGGAGCAGGTTGATGAGCAGCAAATTGCGAAGGTAAGTCGACTTTTTTAGCAGCTTGGTATTGAGATTTAGTAATATCATTATTCCGATACATTCTAAACAAAACTACATTTTTGCGCCGTAATCCTAAAGCAATATTAGGGCTAACCCGGCCTTCATCATCATAAGGTGTGTAAACAGAAGGGCTCTGAGGCAAACCGGCGATAAAAGCAGCTTGGGCTAAGGTAAGATTGTTGGCATTAGTGTTAAAAATTCCTTGTGCAGCAGTCTGGACACCAGCAATATTTTGACCGCGATTATTCCGACCCATAGGGGCAACATTTAAATAAGATTCGAGAATTTGGTCCTTAGTAAAATGCTTTTCAAGTCTAGTAGCTAATAAAATTTCAGTAGCTTTACGCTTCCAAGTAGTTTCTGAAGATAATAACTGCATTTTAACTAATTGCTGAGTTAAAGTCGAACCACCTGTCTGGGTACCAAACCCTGTAATTTCTGAGATAATAGCACGAAAGATTGATTTGGGCACGACCCCATGATGTCGATAAAAGTTCTCATCTTCAGTAGCAACGACTGCTTTTTTAAGATTAGGAGATATTTGATTAAAAGCCACTTTTTGGCGTCTAATGTCACTAGGTACTCGTTCCATTTTAACGTTATGTGCGAAATATAAAGTAGTTGATTGATCTACTTTTTCAATTTGATTGCGTAAACTAGTGTTGCTTTGGATGGGTTCTTGTTTAATAATGGCGCAAAAATATCCGGTTGCTAAACCTAAGCCTAACCCCATAAGTAAAATAAAACCAACGATAGCTGAAAGTATTAATTTGCGGATAACACCAATGGTTAGATTGATTTTGCCAGCTAGGGTAGTAGGTAAATCTTCTTTATTAACTACAGCATATTTTTGTGGCTGTGGTTGTTTATTGTCAATAAAATGATTTTGCTTAGGGTGCTTTTGTGCGTGAACGCCGATAGGTTCACTAGTGTCTAAAAAACGATTTTTGAAATTTTTAAAAATACGTTCCCACCAAGGATCTCGCTTACTCAAGAATAAAACCTACCTTTTATATTTGTCTTTAATATTATATAACAAGATAATTTTTCTGTATGCCTTACGAGAAAATTTTCTATTTTTCTTAAGTTTAATAGTTATTATTGTTCTTTATCATTACATAAGCTTAAGAGGAAGGCAACCAATAAATGAAAGGTCTTTTAAACTAATAATTTAATTATTAGTTGAGCCCAAACCTAGCGGTCTATCGAAAAAATTTTCGTGGATGTCATGAATGACCAAATAGCTGCTTGCGAAAAAACATTGTACATAATTTCACTGTTTAAGCAACAAGCTGTGTATTTGGTTTT
The nucleotide sequence above comes from Bombilactobacillus bombi. Encoded proteins:
- a CDS encoding FtsX-like permease family protein, with the translated sequence MIQWKLATHTITKNREQYLPFILASTMLIAVNYIFWSTTLNTSLKRTINGNVAVNLMFLGTIFVTLISIILMLYINRFLIKQELNELALYNMLGFAVKDLKKILLIQVILLFMISTSLGLVCGVVFGKIFFLVLNALVQGSHIVEQFKISSFVLVILTFGGIFLLLFLNDIKNIYKISPANLWQESQKAESEPQGNLLGGIIGIALLTWGYGIAVRTQPNMKSMLRFMLAIIIVVLGTYLFFIFSSIVFLKFLKNQKKFYYQPSHFISISDMLYRMKQNGASLASICLLCTAVLVTIVGTMSLYVGQEHLINNWNPYDFVISQKTPVSQNAYKLLEQTATEQHVKIKSIHKLAITTPVPISIKNTGITPGFKGASHQMATLTVGNYNQLENTNYHLSPHKILIYSEDKPIIPKKMFINGQEYQTQVISHFNFAFSYQRSTLKPLFIITANQKIAQSVNPNSWLYVLGFNTGGTTKQVNKFAVKLPGALRLKTDNYSAIPIVKKAIHALFGSLLFIGGLISLTMILVTALLIYYKQISEGYADRARFQTMQEVGLSLDETKQAIRSQVLTLFMFPILGAVINLMFAFPAIKNSLSLFSMYNLRLLVVVTLVTLFLLITYYLVIYGLTTKIYTKIVEQRSHNLE
- the ccpA gene encoding catabolite control protein A, translated to MNKSDKEITITDVARQAGVSMATVSRVVNGNNNVKETTRKKVMEVIDKLHYRPNAVARGLASKKSTTIGVILPSMTDLLYANLAKGIDDVASMYKYNIILTSLKNGIGSEQQLFNDLLAKQVDGIIYMGEDISNVLYKEMSNSRVPIVFAGAIDPDGEFASVNIDYVTAVRDVIKLLIDSGNQKIAMVTGNLDSPINSKYRLKGYQQALEQAGLKYSSANVFETVYNLTAGAAAWDAIHDSGATAAYVSNDLLAAGVLNAALDAGVRIPEDFELVTGSNTILCDVTRPQMTSIAQPLYDIGAVAMRMLTKLMNDENIQDKTIRLPYSLIKRGTTKN
- a CDS encoding transglycosylase domain-containing protein — translated: MSKRDPWWERIFKNFKNRFLDTSEPIGVHAQKHPKQNHFIDNKQPQPQKYAVVNKEDLPTTLAGKINLTIGVIRKLILSAIVGFILLMGLGLGLATGYFCAIIKQEPIQSNTSLRNQIEKVDQSTTLYFAHNVKMERVPSDIRRQKVAFNQISPNLKKAVVATEDENFYRHHGVVPKSIFRAIISEITGFGTQTGGSTLTQQLVKMQLLSSETTWKRKATEILLATRLEKHFTKDQILESYLNVAPMGRNNRGQNIAGVQTAAQGIFNTNANNLTLAQAAFIAGLPQSPSVYTPYDDEGRVSPNIALGLRRKNVVLFRMYRNNDITKSQYQAAKKVDLPSQFAAHQPAPKTKIKYGYLYNLLTEQLQTHLIKQLAKEDNVKYADVIKDKDVYQAYSQRANRLMREHDYQVHSTIDKNIYDNMQSAFQQNANLLGTVHQSTATDPNTGKIVQVKEPVQNGSVLIDNHTGAVLGFVGGQDFQENQLNHAFDTQRSPGSSIKPMLVYAPAVEQGLIGSKTMLADFKAKFKKYAPTDFDNTIANKFVPADKALEQSLNIPAVNLYRQLQKSTNPKPYMDKMGLKLSNQEYQELGIALGGTRNGFTVAQAASAFSTFANQGVHVTPYYIDKITDVNHHVIYKHPTKKQRVFQPGTSYIMQKMMHSVITEGTASSLTYQLNFNYKNTFGKTGTSNDFRDNWFIGSTPGVTLASWIGYDNLYGHNYNLADDSTETNQSLWANLINSVYQVNPQILQADQKMAQPTTVNEQKVLTETGTLPGSTVYEGYKTYLSSPTSTSLFYKTHAKPLSKHFGIGGKDSNYKLFWDHYFGKINGYGVTNYLSDKTNKSSHRNGIGYGQSFTSNSIFGNYSGTVWGNNSQSSTNSESNNSYTNSTTSGFGGNNGNGYNNYPSTTTPNTPAVTTPNGGNTSENTTATANESTTTATATGGSTAP
- a CDS encoding M24 family metallopeptidase, translating into MNHLQNLQKWVADSHYDVAYISNPVDIMYFTGFSSDPEERVLALFVFPEAEPFLFTPQLEVEAAKKAGWSHDVYGYLDHEDPFAIIASHIKERTNNTTKWAIEKADLPYQRYEAIQKQFPTATFPGNASEFLDQLKLFKTPDEIAIMKEAGEQADYAFKLGFEALSTARTEQQVVAEIEYGLMKKGVMHTSFDTIVQSGVNAADPHGGPEKTQIQANALTLFDLGTVNKGYMSDASRTVAFGEPTDKQKDIYNVCLEAQLAAMDAAKPGITAAELDAVARKIITDAGYGEYFIHRLGHGIGTSTHEFPSIMEGNDMVLKPGMCFSIEPGIYIQGVAGVRIEDCIYLTKDGNEPFTHTTKELQILPIK
- a CDS encoding DUF1093 domain-containing protein, whose translation is MKKFFSSILVILVIICFLPFVLPLLTHDQTNKLAMVVDSINPILSKKELYAKVATSKPFIIEKPQRVSQEKNYLYRVTAYDKNGKSRKLLCKSFGQPAKIQVGDYLLIKAKGQTVKFWKIINRNKIPKNIIQEMN
- a CDS encoding ABC transporter ATP-binding protein codes for the protein MALLFLQDIKKSFHQSQDGPQVEVLKSISLSVDKGEYVAIMGESGSGKTTLLNIIATLDQATTGTIKINKQDLNELSENKRAIFRRKHLGFVFQNFNLLNTFNNQDNILLPLVLDKVPYKRMENKLLPLAKSLNISDLLQRYPYEISGGQRQRVAAARALITNPELILADEPTGALDSYNSELLLDLFEQINRQGQTILMVTHSAAAASHSQRTLFIKDGRIFHEVIQGQQSKKQYLQQITESATMLLNVGGTVQ